A window of Halobellus sp. LT62 contains these coding sequences:
- a CDS encoding universal stress protein: MTVLTAVDGESIPSEAVARGEELATALGVEHVVLHVMPQNAFDQFRSSTSGSSGRSVTTPASYGGSNQGPRESVQGDEYTVEDGERHATGVARDVVRGTLDEPGETVIKGRVGEPVEEILAEAERRDAQYLVIGGRKRSPAGKALFGSKTQSILLEAEIPVVTVMSDE; encoded by the coding sequence ATGACGGTACTGACCGCGGTCGACGGTGAATCGATTCCGAGTGAGGCAGTCGCGCGGGGCGAAGAGCTGGCGACGGCCCTAGGCGTCGAGCACGTCGTCTTACACGTGATGCCACAGAACGCCTTCGACCAGTTCCGTTCGTCGACGAGCGGCTCCTCGGGACGGTCGGTAACGACACCGGCCTCCTACGGCGGAAGCAATCAGGGTCCGCGTGAGAGCGTCCAAGGCGACGAGTACACGGTCGAAGACGGCGAGCGACACGCGACCGGAGTCGCACGCGACGTCGTTCGCGGAACGCTCGACGAGCCGGGAGAGACGGTCATCAAAGGCCGCGTGGGCGAACCGGTCGAAGAGATCCTCGCCGAAGCGGAGCGACGCGACGCCCAGTACCTCGTCATCGGCGGCCGCAAACGATCGCCCGCCGGAAAGGCGCTGTTCGGCAGTAAGACGCAGTCGATTCTGCTCGAAGCCGAAATTCCTGTCGTGACTGTGATGTCCGACGAGTAG
- a CDS encoding ABC transporter substrate-binding protein, whose protein sequence is MAFDSIRRRSFLKAGAAAGTVGLTGLAGCSSISGITGGGTPELGLAFTVPVENFGSLFAIEELQDQVTNLGSEYELSVSRNESTPDSLNAMAAGEVDMALLTTVSYASAVRQEAVPGNISMISTDFWDAHPEWYGFTIFSGPDSGITEIADLEGTNVGVNAQGTGTHAVLEKGMRQEDLEFGSDAEIVELPFPTFIEAINDGRIDAGIFPALFAVGARAEGFNEVYTSQDLWDEAYPFAYTVASNNSLDENGDAIAAWGEDLDELVEYCYDNRSEVVSLAAEHFELPEQVVDGFFLTNNDYYRQDITIDMDRLQFAIDELVELGFVEESFDVEEYATNDYVPSN, encoded by the coding sequence ATGGCATTTGATAGCATACGGCGTCGATCGTTTCTGAAAGCGGGTGCGGCCGCTGGAACGGTTGGACTGACGGGACTTGCCGGTTGTTCGAGTATCTCGGGAATCACCGGCGGCGGGACACCGGAACTCGGGCTCGCGTTTACCGTTCCGGTCGAGAACTTCGGGTCGCTGTTCGCGATCGAAGAGCTCCAAGATCAGGTGACGAACCTCGGATCGGAGTACGAACTCAGCGTCAGCCGGAACGAGAGCACGCCAGACTCGCTGAACGCGATGGCCGCCGGCGAGGTCGATATGGCGCTCCTAACGACGGTGAGTTACGCGTCAGCTGTCCGTCAAGAGGCCGTTCCGGGCAACATCTCGATGATCTCGACGGACTTCTGGGACGCCCACCCCGAGTGGTACGGGTTCACTATCTTCTCCGGTCCGGACTCGGGTATCACCGAAATCGCCGATTTGGAGGGGACGAACGTCGGCGTCAACGCACAAGGAACCGGAACTCACGCGGTGTTAGAAAAGGGGATGCGACAAGAGGACCTCGAGTTCGGCTCGGACGCCGAAATCGTCGAACTGCCGTTTCCGACGTTCATCGAGGCGATCAACGACGGTCGAATCGACGCGGGGATCTTCCCCGCGCTGTTCGCGGTCGGAGCCCGCGCTGAGGGCTTCAACGAGGTTTACACCAGTCAGGATCTCTGGGACGAGGCGTATCCGTTCGCCTACACCGTCGCCTCGAACAACTCCCTCGACGAGAACGGCGACGCGATCGCCGCGTGGGGCGAAGACCTCGACGAGCTAGTCGAGTACTGCTACGACAACCGGAGCGAGGTCGTCTCCCTCGCAGCGGAGCACTTCGAGCTTCCCGAACAGGTCGTCGACGGGTTCTTCCTCACGAACAACGACTACTACCGCCAAGACATCACGATCGATATGGACCGGCTCCAGTTCGCGATCGACGAACTGGTCGAACTCGGGTTCGTCGAGGAGAGCTTCGACGTCGAGGAGTACGCGACCAACGACTACGTCCCGTCGAACTGA
- a CDS encoding malate dehydrogenase, with product MHVAIIGGASTIATTVAHTLAGVAPTVDVSLVDINEGAAWAHAKDITHATYHFSNAPGSTLSGEDVGTIRAATPDELAELDPDFIVFNAAAPQPEDATDRGARDAELDRNLSIVESVAEDLRPLDPTPLLVVTNPIDRLVYQFYSLLEWPRRCFLGYSLSETARMADAIGAELGVPQNDVSCPMMGEHGENVVPVLSRTRVDGEPVATDDLDREALLEYVRDIPFEIAKERGVAETSRWVTSAGISRVVRAVIAGSTTDGDDPRGRLGEPFCLSTPLAGEYSFEDLALSVPVDLDDGGVSEIHEWELAPVEADELSVAAEAIRADLQRIGARGYDG from the coding sequence ATGCACGTCGCGATCATCGGTGGTGCGAGCACCATCGCAACGACTGTGGCCCACACGCTCGCGGGCGTGGCCCCGACCGTGGACGTCTCGCTCGTCGACATCAACGAGGGGGCCGCGTGGGCGCACGCCAAAGACATCACCCACGCGACCTACCACTTCTCGAACGCGCCGGGCTCGACGCTTTCGGGAGAGGACGTCGGGACGATTCGGGCGGCGACGCCCGACGAGCTCGCCGAACTCGATCCCGACTTCATCGTGTTCAACGCGGCCGCGCCGCAGCCGGAGGACGCGACCGACCGCGGGGCACGGGACGCCGAACTGGATCGCAACCTCTCGATCGTCGAGTCGGTCGCCGAGGACCTCCGACCGCTGGATCCCACGCCGCTGCTCGTCGTCACGAACCCCATCGACCGGCTCGTCTACCAGTTCTACTCGCTGTTGGAGTGGCCGCGGCGCTGTTTCCTCGGCTACTCGCTCTCGGAGACGGCGCGGATGGCCGACGCGATCGGAGCCGAACTCGGCGTCCCCCAGAACGACGTCTCCTGTCCGATGATGGGCGAGCACGGGGAGAACGTCGTGCCGGTCCTCTCGCGAACGCGCGTCGACGGCGAGCCCGTCGCGACCGACGACCTCGACCGCGAGGCGCTCTTAGAGTACGTCCGCGACATCCCCTTCGAGATCGCGAAGGAGCGCGGCGTCGCCGAGACGTCCCGGTGGGTCACGAGCGCTGGGATCTCCCGCGTCGTCCGCGCCGTCATCGCCGGTAGCACGACCGACGGCGACGACCCTCGCGGCCGCCTCGGCGAACCGTTCTGCCTGTCGACGCCGCTCGCGGGCGAGTACAGCTTCGAGGACCTCGCGCTCAGCGTGCCGGTCGACCTCGACGACGGCGGCGTCAGCGAGATCCACGAGTGGGAACTTGCCCCCGTCGAGGCCGACGAGCTATCGGTGGCGGCCGAAGCCATTCGCGCGGACCTCCAGCGCATCGGCGCGAGAGGATACGACGGCTGA
- a CDS encoding Rieske (2Fe-2S) protein yields MSADGLVEVGPESEFEDGDHAIVEVGPAEVGVIKADGEFYALRNQCPHDGGPVCQGNVQRELVGEFTGTGERVDQYYSDNCIVSCPWHGWSFDLETGKHIGDDRIRVPTYDVVVEDGIVYVDGGD; encoded by the coding sequence ATGAGCGCCGACGGACTCGTCGAAGTCGGCCCCGAATCGGAGTTCGAAGACGGCGACCACGCCATCGTCGAGGTCGGCCCCGCGGAAGTCGGCGTGATCAAAGCCGATGGCGAGTTCTACGCCCTGCGGAACCAGTGTCCCCACGACGGCGGCCCCGTCTGTCAGGGGAACGTCCAGCGCGAACTCGTCGGCGAGTTCACCGGGACGGGCGAGCGCGTCGACCAGTACTACAGCGACAACTGCATCGTCTCCTGTCCGTGGCACGGGTGGTCCTTCGATTTGGAGACGGGCAAGCACATCGGCGACGACCGGATCAGAGTCCCCACCTACGACGTCGTCGTCGAGGACGGAATCGTCTACGTCGACGGCGGCGACTGA
- a CDS encoding amidohydrolase family protein has protein sequence MIDAAEERVIDCDWHYQDSFTEVAEYMPEPWRTKYKDSFWEETGVTQALSSFFPTSTGDRQNYGKVLREHSNYPDEPEDPERVREGMDFLDIDVSLQISHLILATGGINADDERIQAFTRGYIEYMLEEVLDPDEGIYGLAPIPYGDIDASLEVLERVEDEETFVGACFVTAGASPPLGNRKYDPIYERCEQMDFPVVYHTGGSGLDEYVRAGYQEMIETHTLGFLESNMSQIVSVACQGVPEKYPDLDIVFMESGVTYIPGLVSRLDEEYLKRPEEAPLLDTRPSEYITDFYFGTQPLEISARNDLLELCFDMIGTDRLLYASDYPHWDFDSPSVINDLPMLDDDDRRAILSGNAEEVFGV, from the coding sequence ATGATCGACGCTGCCGAAGAGCGGGTCATCGACTGTGACTGGCACTACCAAGACTCGTTCACGGAAGTCGCGGAGTACATGCCCGAACCGTGGCGCACGAAGTACAAAGACAGTTTTTGGGAGGAAACAGGCGTGACGCAGGCGCTCAGTTCCTTTTTCCCGACGTCGACGGGCGACAGGCAAAACTACGGGAAAGTCCTCCGAGAGCACTCGAACTACCCGGACGAACCCGAAGATCCCGAACGGGTGCGGGAAGGAATGGACTTTCTCGATATCGACGTCTCCCTCCAGATTTCGCATCTCATCCTCGCCACCGGTGGTATCAACGCGGACGACGAGCGGATACAGGCCTTCACTCGGGGATATATCGAGTACATGCTCGAGGAGGTGCTCGATCCCGACGAGGGCATCTACGGCCTCGCGCCGATTCCGTACGGCGACATCGACGCTTCCCTCGAAGTGCTCGAACGGGTGGAGGACGAGGAGACGTTCGTGGGCGCGTGTTTCGTCACGGCGGGGGCGAGTCCGCCGTTGGGTAATAGAAAATACGACCCGATCTACGAGCGCTGCGAGCAGATGGACTTCCCCGTCGTCTACCACACGGGCGGGTCCGGCCTCGACGAGTACGTCCGCGCGGGCTATCAGGAGATGATCGAGACCCACACACTGGGATTCTTAGAGTCGAATATGTCGCAGATCGTCAGCGTCGCCTGTCAGGGCGTCCCCGAGAAGTACCCCGACCTCGACATCGTCTTTATGGAATCGGGCGTCACCTACATTCCCGGCCTCGTCAGCCGTCTCGACGAGGAGTATCTCAAACGGCCCGAGGAGGCACCGCTGCTCGACACGCGTCCGAGCGAGTACATCACCGACTTCTACTTCGGTACGCAACCGCTCGAAATTTCGGCGCGCAACGACCTCTTGGAACTCTGCTTCGATATGATCGGCACGGACCGGCTGCTGTACGCGTCTGACTATCCGCACTGGGACTTCGACAGCCCCTCGGTCATCAACGACCTCCCGATGCTCGACGACGACGATCGGCGCGCGATTCTCTCCGGCAACGCCGAGGAGGTGTTCGGGGTATGA
- a CDS encoding thiamine pyrophosphate-dependent enzyme, translating to MTKNTSQGADDLDAPWITQDDLPVKKYQIIDENGEYDPEDVPDLTTEEFVDLYRWMLVEKRYAERMINLQRRGEMGTVGSSRGHEASIVGSGYALNDEDYLLAMGRETSAMLMKGVSLRDILLFWRGIDDAQKFLAQRNCMIGISVGGYLPVVTGIGWGMNITDTDAVVTAHFGDGATSTGAFHEAVNFAGVLNCPAIFYCQNNQWAISTPFEKQTNANSIAQRAVGYGLHGIRVDGNDVLATYHAMNEARELALSGNPVVFEGLTYRREGHSTSDDPTQYRDRDEVEPWLERDPIERYEAFLKSEGLWDEVDEEAMVAQVDEEFDAAIEAANAYGPRDIEELFVYLYEEMPPELEDQLRELERSLSELDELEEYIERRPKG from the coding sequence ATGACTAAAAACACTTCACAGGGGGCTGATGATCTCGACGCCCCGTGGATAACGCAGGATGATCTTCCTGTCAAGAAATATCAGATAATTGATGAAAACGGCGAGTACGATCCGGAAGACGTCCCCGATCTCACCACCGAGGAGTTCGTCGACCTCTACCGGTGGATGCTCGTCGAGAAGCGGTACGCCGAGCGAATGATCAACCTCCAGCGACGCGGCGAGATGGGGACCGTCGGGTCGAGCCGAGGCCACGAAGCGAGTATCGTCGGCAGCGGGTACGCGCTCAACGACGAGGACTACCTGCTGGCGATGGGCCGCGAGACGAGCGCGATGCTGATGAAAGGCGTCTCGCTGCGTGACATTCTGCTCTTCTGGCGCGGCATCGACGACGCCCAGAAGTTCCTCGCGCAGCGAAACTGTATGATCGGGATCTCGGTCGGCGGGTATCTCCCGGTCGTCACCGGTATCGGGTGGGGGATGAACATCACCGACACCGACGCGGTCGTCACGGCGCACTTCGGCGACGGGGCGACGAGCACCGGCGCGTTCCACGAGGCGGTGAACTTCGCGGGAGTGCTCAATTGCCCGGCGATCTTCTACTGTCAGAACAACCAGTGGGCGATCTCGACGCCGTTCGAGAAGCAGACGAACGCCAACTCGATCGCCCAACGGGCCGTCGGCTACGGCCTTCACGGCATTCGCGTCGACGGCAACGACGTCCTCGCGACCTACCACGCGATGAACGAGGCGAGAGAACTCGCGCTGAGTGGTAATCCGGTCGTCTTCGAGGGCCTCACCTACCGTCGCGAGGGACACTCCACGAGCGACGATCCCACGCAGTACCGCGATCGCGACGAGGTCGAACCGTGGCTGGAGCGGGATCCGATCGAGCGCTACGAGGCGTTCCTCAAATCCGAGGGCCTGTGGGACGAGGTCGACGAAGAGGCGATGGTCGCCCAAGTCGACGAGGAGTTCGACGCGGCGATCGAAGCGGCGAACGCGTACGGACCGCGGGACATCGAGGAGCTGTTCGTCTACCTCTACGAGGAGATGCCGCCCGAACTCGAAGACCAACTGCGGGAACTCGAACGCAGCCTCAGCGAACTGGACGAGCTAGAAGAGTACATCGAGCGGCGACCGAAGGGGTGA
- a CDS encoding alpha-ketoacid dehydrogenase subunit beta, whose amino-acid sequence MPETIINAINMALTEEMDRDERVVVFGEDVAETGGVFRATEGLKDKFGGTRVVDTPLSEIAIAGGAVGLAVFGLRPVAEIQFSGFLPPAFDQLVTHASRMRWRTRGEWSAPLVVRTPYGAGIRALEHHSESLEGAYAHVPGLKVVIPSTPYDTKGLLKASIRDPDPVLFMEPKHVYRSIREDVPDDDYEVPIGEAAVRQEGEDVTVISWGAMMHKTLEAVEKIDVDAEVIDLRTISPMDRETLVESVKKTGRCVIVHEAPKSGGWASEIIATINDEVLMYLEAPIERVTGFDIPVPLLSMEDYYIPHPPRIAEAIERVAE is encoded by the coding sequence ATGCCTGAAACTATCATCAACGCCATCAATATGGCGCTGACGGAGGAGATGGATCGCGACGAGCGCGTCGTGGTCTTCGGCGAGGACGTCGCCGAGACCGGCGGTGTGTTCAGGGCGACTGAGGGATTGAAAGACAAATTCGGCGGAACGCGAGTGGTGGACACGCCGCTCTCGGAGATCGCGATCGCCGGGGGCGCGGTCGGGCTGGCGGTGTTCGGGCTCCGTCCGGTCGCGGAGATCCAGTTCTCGGGCTTTCTCCCGCCGGCGTTCGACCAACTCGTGACGCACGCCAGCCGGATGCGCTGGCGGACCCGCGGCGAGTGGAGCGCCCCCCTCGTCGTCCGGACGCCCTACGGGGCTGGAATCCGCGCACTCGAACACCATTCGGAGAGCCTCGAAGGGGCGTACGCGCACGTTCCCGGGCTGAAAGTGGTGATTCCGAGCACGCCGTACGATACGAAGGGGCTGCTCAAGGCGTCGATTCGCGACCCTGATCCGGTGCTGTTTATGGAGCCGAAACACGTCTACCGGTCGATCCGCGAAGACGTCCCCGACGACGATTACGAGGTTCCGATCGGGGAGGCGGCCGTTCGTCAGGAGGGCGAGGACGTCACCGTGATCTCGTGGGGTGCGATGATGCACAAAACGCTCGAAGCCGTCGAGAAGATCGACGTCGACGCCGAGGTGATCGACCTGCGGACGATCTCGCCGATGGATCGCGAGACGCTCGTCGAGTCGGTGAAAAAGACCGGCCGGTGCGTCATCGTCCACGAAGCGCCCAAGTCGGGTGGCTGGGCCAGCGAGATCATCGCGACGATCAACGACGAGGTGTTGATGTACCTCGAAGCGCCGATCGAGCGCGTGACCGGCTTCGACATTCCGGTACCACTGCTCTCGATGGAGGATTACTACATCCCTCACCCGCCGCGCATCGCGGAAGCGATCGAACGAGTCGCCGAATAA
- a CDS encoding IclR family transcriptional regulator, with the protein MPSEKSGRRIKSVDKTLQILDYIAETGRCSVSEIASHVGLSPGTVHTHLTTLRHRGFVQQKGEQYTLGMEFIPFSERVRYQTPLYRAGKDEVDKLAHEHDAVAHLATEYDGKLLLLHETFGKDAVGKQIHIEKRNQPQDHMHSTAAGKVILAYMPREEVDEIVERVGLPAYTSHTVTTKQSLYEELDRIQEQRYAVNEEEVVHGNKGIGAPVLHDNGDVAGAISISGPANNWRDVRLEEELIESVIRSANNVEIEIHTGESIQ; encoded by the coding sequence ATGCCATCCGAAAAATCCGGCCGTCGGATCAAATCGGTCGATAAGACGCTTCAGATCCTCGATTACATCGCAGAGACCGGCCGCTGTAGCGTCTCGGAGATCGCTTCGCACGTCGGTCTCTCACCCGGAACAGTACACACGCACCTCACGACACTCAGGCACAGGGGGTTCGTTCAGCAGAAAGGCGAGCAGTACACGCTCGGAATGGAGTTCATTCCGTTCAGCGAGCGGGTTCGATACCAGACGCCGCTGTACCGGGCGGGCAAGGACGAAGTCGACAAATTGGCGCACGAACACGACGCCGTTGCCCACCTCGCGACGGAATACGACGGGAAGCTCCTGTTGCTCCACGAGACCTTCGGGAAGGACGCCGTCGGAAAGCAGATCCACATCGAGAAACGGAACCAACCGCAGGACCACATGCACTCGACGGCGGCGGGGAAGGTGATTCTCGCGTACATGCCCCGCGAGGAAGTCGACGAAATCGTCGAGCGGGTAGGTCTCCCCGCGTACACGTCGCACACGGTGACGACCAAGCAGTCACTCTACGAGGAACTAGACCGGATCCAAGAGCAGCGGTACGCGGTCAACGAGGAGGAAGTCGTTCACGGGAACAAAGGTATCGGAGCGCCGGTGCTCCACGACAACGGCGACGTCGCCGGCGCGATCAGCATCTCGGGCCCGGCCAACAACTGGCGAGACGTCCGCCTCGAAGAGGAACTCATCGAATCGGTCATCAGATCCGCGAACAACGTCGAAATCGAGATCCACACCGGCGAAAGTATACAGTGA
- a CDS encoding GMC family oxidoreductase, translated as MYDYIIVGGGSAGCVLAHRLTEDESVDVLLLESGTPEEDRDMVKDPTRVWDLLGSDLDWSFATEPQPDMNGRSIDWPRGKALGGSSVINGMAYVRGHPYDYDNWADQGNDGWSYDEMLPYFKKSETLAADGDDAYHGTDGPLTVSRGSDPTELDRLFVDAAEAVGLDVNMDFNGEQQAGVGYYHSTIDDGHRHSAAAAFIKPILDRPNLTVETAAHVTQLSFESDTATGVVYKQGWSRHEASVRDGGEVVVSAGAIQTPQLLMLSGIGPADHLDEHGIDAKVDLPGVGRNLQDHLRVPVVFDTTESVPQPAGASDKGTRYDRVSVGAFARSDPDRPAPDIQFGISPGLSPEQPERGYSVMALPLRPTSRGRVTLQSDDPWDHPKIDPAYLSTEKDVDDFVDCIRWARKIGRSDVLSELRDVEVAPGPDAERDEEIAEYARNNAVSGYHPVCTAKMGNDNRSVVDDDLRVHGLNNLRVIDASVMPQITSGNTNAPTIAIAEKGADLLKASQ; from the coding sequence ATGTACGACTACATCATCGTCGGTGGCGGCAGCGCGGGCTGTGTCTTGGCCCACCGACTGACCGAGGACGAGTCCGTCGACGTCCTTCTGCTCGAGTCAGGCACGCCCGAGGAGGACCGCGATATGGTGAAAGATCCGACGCGCGTCTGGGACCTGCTCGGCTCCGACCTCGACTGGAGCTTCGCGACCGAACCGCAACCGGATATGAACGGCCGGTCCATCGACTGGCCGCGTGGGAAGGCCCTTGGTGGGTCGAGCGTGATCAACGGGATGGCGTACGTCCGCGGGCATCCCTACGACTACGACAACTGGGCCGATCAGGGGAACGACGGCTGGAGCTACGACGAGATGCTCCCGTACTTCAAGAAGTCCGAGACACTGGCGGCCGATGGCGACGACGCCTACCACGGCACTGACGGCCCGCTAACCGTCTCGCGGGGCTCCGACCCTACCGAACTCGATCGGCTGTTCGTCGACGCGGCCGAGGCGGTCGGCCTCGACGTGAATATGGATTTCAACGGGGAACAGCAGGCGGGCGTCGGCTACTACCACTCGACGATCGACGACGGGCACCGACACAGTGCGGCGGCGGCATTCATCAAGCCGATTCTGGATCGGCCGAACCTCACCGTGGAGACGGCCGCACACGTCACACAGCTCTCTTTCGAGAGCGACACCGCGACCGGTGTCGTCTACAAACAGGGGTGGTCACGGCACGAGGCGTCCGTCCGGGACGGCGGCGAGGTCGTCGTCTCCGCCGGCGCGATCCAGACGCCACAGCTCCTGATGCTCTCGGGTATCGGTCCGGCCGACCATCTCGACGAACACGGTATTGACGCCAAAGTCGACCTCCCCGGCGTCGGCCGCAACCTGCAGGATCACCTCCGCGTTCCCGTGGTCTTCGACACCACCGAGTCCGTTCCACAACCCGCGGGAGCCTCCGATAAGGGGACTCGGTACGATCGCGTGAGCGTCGGCGCGTTCGCCCGCTCGGATCCGGACCGTCCGGCACCGGACATACAGTTCGGAATCTCTCCCGGGCTCTCGCCGGAACAGCCCGAACGCGGCTATTCGGTGATGGCTCTCCCGCTCCGTCCCACGAGTCGCGGCCGCGTGACGTTACAGTCCGACGATCCGTGGGATCACCCGAAGATCGACCCCGCGTATCTCTCGACTGAGAAGGATGTCGACGACTTCGTCGACTGTATTCGGTGGGCGCGAAAGATCGGCCGCTCCGACGTCCTCTCGGAACTCCGCGACGTCGAGGTCGCGCCCGGCCCCGACGCCGAGAGGGACGAGGAGATCGCCGAATACGCCCGTAACAACGCGGTCAGCGGCTACCACCCCGTCTGTACGGCGAAGATGGGAAACGACAATCGCTCGGTCGTCGACGACGATCTGCGCGTCCACGGCCTCAACAACCTCCGCGTGATCGATGCGTCGGTGATGCCGCAGATCACGAGCGGCAACACCAACGCGCCGACGATCGCCATCGCGGAGAAGGGTGCGGATCTGCTGAAAGCGTCGCAGTAG
- a CDS encoding phenylacetate--CoA ligase family protein, whose translation MADVYDPIETQPWDQVLAEHERLLPKQIEYLRERSEFYQRRFDEWGIDPDELDSLEALQAVPFTTKQDERDSQRDPVPARPLGEHQAAPKSALNRTISSSGTTGKPTYFGLTAQDRRNWNTVQKRSFYTVGVRPEDTVLFGAGQTMITGGTPYFETLTKLGANVVPAGGESTERLLSVALDVRPDILWTTTSHIRYLSENAEDIVGVEPEDFGFEKVIGGAAPGIANPEIRDEFYDVWDVSLVREAMGLGDVLGSMWAECAEEEGMHFHAQGFVHVELIDPESGEVKPFEEGAEGELVYTHLRREATPLLRFRSGDYVTVTGTDCDCGRTAPKIQVVGRADDMLIYKGMNVFPSAIRDVISDVDGVAPRLRVVLPEADKVNFEEPIPIEIALEPASDRSAADAADEVVTEVREQLKARVDPTVTDIDDLPAGEYKTKLIKHDGE comes from the coding sequence ATGGCGGATGTGTACGATCCGATCGAGACCCAGCCGTGGGACCAAGTTCTCGCCGAACACGAGCGATTGCTCCCGAAACAGATCGAGTATCTTCGGGAGCGCTCGGAGTTCTATCAGCGTCGGTTCGACGAGTGGGGAATCGATCCGGACGAACTCGACTCTCTCGAAGCGCTGCAAGCAGTTCCGTTCACGACGAAGCAGGACGAACGCGACTCCCAGCGAGACCCCGTCCCGGCGAGACCCCTCGGGGAGCACCAAGCGGCCCCCAAGTCCGCGCTCAACCGCACCATCTCGTCGTCCGGGACGACCGGCAAACCGACGTATTTCGGACTGACCGCGCAGGACCGACGGAACTGGAACACGGTCCAGAAACGGTCGTTCTACACCGTCGGCGTTCGTCCGGAAGACACCGTGCTCTTCGGGGCCGGGCAGACGATGATCACCGGCGGGACGCCGTATTTCGAGACGCTGACCAAACTCGGCGCGAACGTGGTTCCAGCGGGCGGCGAGAGCACCGAACGACTCCTCTCGGTCGCGCTGGACGTCCGACCCGACATCCTCTGGACCACAACGTCGCACATCCGGTATCTCTCGGAAAACGCCGAAGACATCGTCGGCGTCGAACCCGAGGACTTCGGGTTCGAGAAGGTAATCGGCGGTGCCGCGCCGGGCATCGCCAACCCGGAGATCAGAGACGAGTTCTACGACGTCTGGGACGTCTCACTCGTCCGCGAGGCGATGGGCCTCGGCGACGTCCTCGGGAGTATGTGGGCTGAATGCGCCGAAGAAGAGGGAATGCACTTCCACGCGCAGGGATTCGTCCACGTCGAGCTGATCGACCCCGAGAGCGGCGAGGTGAAACCGTTCGAGGAAGGCGCGGAGGGAGAGCTCGTGTACACGCACCTGCGCCGCGAGGCGACGCCGCTGCTGCGGTTCCGCTCCGGAGATTACGTCACCGTCACGGGCACCGACTGCGACTGTGGCCGGACCGCGCCGAAGATCCAAGTCGTCGGCCGTGCAGACGACATGCTCATCTACAAGGGAATGAACGTCTTCCCGTCAGCGATCCGCGACGTAATCTCCGACGTCGACGGCGTCGCGCCGCGGCTCCGCGTCGTCCTCCCCGAAGCGGACAAGGTGAACTTCGAGGAGCCGATCCCGATCGAGATCGCGCTGGAGCCCGCTTCCGATCGATCGGCGGCGGACGCCGCCGACGAAGTCGTCACCGAGGTCCGCGAGCAGCTGAAGGCGCGCGTCGACCCGACAGTCACCGATATCGACGACCTACCGGCCGGCGAGTACAAGACGAAACTCATCAAGCACGACGGCGAGTAG